The Arachis duranensis cultivar V14167 chromosome 2, aradu.V14167.gnm2.J7QH, whole genome shotgun sequence genome has a window encoding:
- the LOC107474882 gene encoding mitochondrial dicarboxylate/tricarboxylate transporter DTC — MGNEKKRKNMDPVKTGLNMLSVSLLQPMDIIKVRMQLGQGSGAQIASNILKTEGGYAAFYRGLSAALLRLPLHKAVQAGSYSIIATTVTGDNDRKPLSLGQKVMVTSTALTIGWAFSIPTQLAEIRMQADATFPTSKRRNYTNVFNALHRVVADEGVRVLWRGSVPEIAKQYALTTGCFSVYSPSFRYLKDSLGFGVTTSVIGAGVISSFMGCALSLPFDYVRTQLQTMQPDAYGKYPYTGSFDCVRKTWKTGGLPMFYSGFHFYFFRFAALTTISWFITKQLRRLDASISEKKITIKAR, encoded by the exons ATGGGAaatgagaagaagagaaagaatatgGACCCTGTTAAAACCGGCCTCAACATGCTCAGCGTTTCCCTCCTTCAACCCATGGATATTATCAAG GTGAGGATGCAACTAGGTCAAGGATCAGGTGCGCAGATCGCATCCAACATTCTCAAAACAGAGGGGGGTTATGCCGCCTTTTATAGG GGTCTATCTGCTGCACTACTTAGGCTGCCTCTGCATAAAGCTGTTCAAGCTGGATCATATTC AATCATAGCAACTACAGTAACCGGGGATAATGATCGCAAACCCTTGTCACTTGGCCAGAAAGTTATGGTTACCTCAACTGCTCTAACAATCGGATGGGCTTTTAGTATCCCAACACAGTTGGCAGAAATTCGTATGCAGGCTGATGCAACTTTTCCTACCTCTAAGCGCCGAAATTACACGAATGTCTTCAATGCGCTTCATCGTGTTGTTGCAGATGAAGGGGTTCGGGTGCTTTGGAGAGGTTCTGTGCCAGAAATAGCAAAACAGTATGCACTAACTACAGGGTGTTTTTCTGTTTATTCTCCGAGTTTTAGGTACTTGAAGGATTCCCTTGGTTTTGGAGTCACCACTAGTGTGATTG GTGCCGGTGTTATTTCTTCTTTCATGGGATGTGCTTTAAGTTTGCCATTTGACTACGTTAGGACCCAGCTTCAGACTATGCAACCTGATGCTTATGGAAAATATCCTTATACTGGCAGTTTTGATTGTGTTCGCAAAACCTGGAAAACAGGAGGACTTCCTATGTTTTACTCCGGGTTCCATTTCTACTTTTTCAGATTTGCTGCTCTGACGACG ATTTCATGGTTTATCACGAAACAGCTTCGTCGTTTGGATGCATCAATCAGTGAAAAAAAGATTACAATAAAAGCTCGTTGA